A region from the Aegilops tauschii subsp. strangulata cultivar AL8/78 chromosome 5, Aet v6.0, whole genome shotgun sequence genome encodes:
- the LOC109751992 gene encoding histone deacetylase 19-like, protein MDTEGHSLPSASCGDGRKRRVCYYYDPGIANVDYGADHNMVPRRVAMAHALVEKYGLLADMERLRVRPATEAELRAFHDDAYVRLLRDITPDAYHDGDLRDRARACRVGVPDPNEPEAGGAGAYIYDNPVIDGLWDYCLRYAGGSLAAARALVDGSSDIAINWSGGMHHACRGKASGFCYVNDIVLAIQELLKHFERVLYVDIDVHHGDGVEAHFKRESRVMTVSFHLYDIDRRGDKFFPGTGKAEDVGEGDGKYYTLNVPMKAGMDDERYQQLFRPIMDEVMEKFAPDAVVLQCGADSLYGDRLGEFRLSVKGHAGCVSYLRSFNVPLLLLGGGGYTVNHVASCWCYETAVAVGKEKEISDEIPFHGYEHYYKDQGYKLHFTVPKKNGNKKDDLIDKIKQDALMNLAMLKPPPTTVGEHRPSKRHAINVKAHYDQNQDKKAKKYRCRREDDDPMERLHRLCGEADRYNFFTELGKRKMSGLVNTTPSDSK, encoded by the coding sequence ATGGACACGGAAGGGCACTCGCTGCCGTCGGCGTCGTGCGGTGACGGCCGGAAGAGGAGAGTCTGTTACTACTACGACCCGGGCATCGCCAACGTCGACTACGGTGCCGACCATAACATGGTGCCCCGCCGCGTCGCCATGGCGCACGCCCTCGTCGAAAAATACGGCCTGCTCGCCGACATGGAGCGCCTCCGCGTCAGGCCCGCCACCGAGGCCGAACTGCGCGCCTTCCACGACGACGCCTACGTCCGCCTCCTCCGCGACATCACCCCGGACGCCTACCACGACGGCGACCTCCGGGATAGGGCCAGGGCGTGCCGCGTTGGTGTGCCGGACCCCAACGAGCCCGAGGCCGGTGGCGCCGGCGCATATATATACGACAACCCCGTCATCGACGGCCTCTGGGATTACTGCCTCCGCTACGCCGGCGGGTCGCTCGCGGCCGCGCGTGCGCTCGTCGACGGCTCCTCCGACATTGCTATCAACTGGTCCGGCGGGATGCACCACGCGTGCCGGGGCAAGGCCAGCGGCTTCTGCTACGTCAACGACATCGTGCTAGCCATCCAGGAGCTCCTGAAGCACTTCGAGCGCGTGCTCTACGTGGACATCGACGTGCACCACGGCGACGGCGTGGAGGCGCACTTCAAGAGGGAGAGCCGCGTGATGACGGTTTCGTTCCACCTTTACGACATCGACCGCAGGGGCGATAAATTCTTCCCGGGCACCGGCAAGGCCGAGGACGTCGGCGAGGGCGACGGCAAGTACTACACCCTGAACGTGCCCATGAAGGCGGGCATGGACGACGAGAGGTACCAGCAGCTGTTCAGGCCGATCATGGACGAGGTCATGGAGAAGTTCGCCCCGGACGCCGTGGTGCTGCAGTGCGGCGCCGACTCGCTCTACGGCGACAGGCTGGGCGAGTTCAGACTGTCCGTGAAAGGCCACGCCGGCTGCGTCAGCTACCTCCGTAGCTTCAACGTGCCGCTGCTCCTCCTCGGCGGGGGCGGGTACACCGTCAACCATGTCGCCTCCTGCTGGTGCTACGAGACGGCGGTCGCCGTGGGCAAGGAGAAGGAGATCTCCGACGAGATACCCTTCCATGGCTACGAGCACTACTACAAGGACCAGGGCTACAAGCTACATTTCACGGTGCCGAAGAAGAACGGCAACAAGAAGGATGACTTAATCGATAAGATAAAGCAGGATGCCCTCATGAACCTGGCCATGCTCAAGCCACCGCCGACGACCGTAGGGGAGCACCGGCCAAGCAAAAGACATGCCATCAACGTCAAGGCCCACTATGACCAGAACCAGGACAAGAAGGCAAAGAAGTACCGGTGCCGCAGGGAAGACGACGACCCCATGGAGAGGCTGCACCGGCTCTGCGGCGAGGCGGACCGCTACAATTTCTTCACTGAGCTGGGGAAGAGAAAGATGTCTGGGCTAGTAAATACTACTCCCTCGGATTCAAAATAA